One region of Amphiprion ocellaris isolate individual 3 ecotype Okinawa chromosome 9, ASM2253959v1, whole genome shotgun sequence genomic DNA includes:
- the apom gene encoding apolipoprotein M: protein MFKEALSCFLYLSGLLQQAIDPCIYPELLPVKTVDRQQYLGKWYFKAAVSHTEADIQQFRALDNSWFTMEETANDTLQLTGHMRIGDACIKQTWTYHLQPERDDLELEGRPQRRNLLWSGKWANCPDCIVFQEVEPPLNETGTVDSLHRHMLYARHSDVKDELVTAFLKNAVCHNMQASVRPPQEKEFCA, encoded by the exons ATGTTTAAGGAGGccttgtcttgttttctgtatttaagtGGTTTGTTGCAGCAGGCCATTGATCCCTGCATATATCCAGAGCTGCTGCCTGTGAAAACTGTGGACCGTCAGCAG TATCTTGGAAAATGGTACTTTAAAGCAGCAGTCAGCCACACCGAGGCCGACATCCAGCAGTTCAGAGCGTTGGACAACTCTTGGTTCACCATGGAGGAAACGGCCAATGATACGCTGCAGCTGACTGGACACATGCGCAT aGGAGATGCCTGCATTAAACAGACATGGACCTATCATCTGCAGCCTGAGAGGGATGACCTGGAGCTGGAAG GAAGGCCGCAGCGTAGGAACCTGCTCTGGAGTGGCAAGTGGGCCAACTGTCCGGACTGCATCGTTTTCCAGGAAGTAGAACCTCCTTTAAACGAGACCGGCACAGTGGACTCCCTGCACAGACACATGCTGTATG CTCGCCACAGTGACGTCAAAGATGAGTTGGTGACAGCATTTCTGAAAAATGCAGTATGTCATAACATGCAGGCGAGCGTCAGACCACCTCAAGAgaaag agttCTGTGCCTAG
- the LOC111579092 gene encoding uncharacterized protein LOC111579092, whose amino-acid sequence MSLREKQSMSLDTESSTHSGMEGQSRSSHRYLLLQVWCGLLTVSVVVMAVFLASIKSKSAQDEVSTLKLDNISPTDKAFVVSLKSTETSPSYIQLMKSGKDQYWEESPGCDSCSLVLRNDSIYCKKKSWYFIYAQVTFRKTHQSKSVVLKRNEVFGKSMKKLAEGTCPLEEGFVWVARIVSLTEGDSVSLEISGDILKDSTVWGAFQLY is encoded by the exons ATGTCTCTCAGAGAGAAGCAGTCTATGAGTTTGGACACTGAGAGTTCAACACACTCTGG GATGGAGGGTCAGTCGAGGTCCTCTCACAGGTACCTGTTGCTGCAGGTGTGGTGTGGTCTGCTCACCGTGTCCGTGGTGGTTATGGCTGTTTTTCTGGCTTCCATCAAATCAAAGTCAGCGCAG gaCGAAGTCTCCACACTGAAGCTAGACAACATCAGTCCAACAG ACAAAGCTTTCGTGGTCTCTTTGAAGTCAACGG AAACGTCTCCTTCGTACATCCAGCTGATGAAGT CTGGGAAAGATCAATACTGGGAAGAATCACCTGGCTGCGACTCATGCTCCCTGGTCCTGCGAAACGACTCCATCTACTGCAAGAAGAAGAGCTGGTACTTCATCTATGCTCAGGTCACCTTCAGAAAGACGCACCAGTCCAAATCTGTGGTACTGAAAAGAAACGAAGTGTTTGGCAAAAGCATGAAGAAACTGGCAGAGGGGACGTGCCCTCTGGAGGAGGGCTTCGTGTGGGTGGCCAGGATCGTGAGCCTCACGGAGGGAGACAGTGTCAGTTTAGAAATCTCAGGTGATATTCTGAAGGATAGCACAGTCTGGGGCGCTTTTCAGCTTTATTAG